From Blattabacterium cuenoti, a single genomic window includes:
- a CDS encoding zinc ribbon domain-containing protein has product MVHKIQETISVVEKLRILYNLQLIDSRVDEIRKFRKNIPTEIKNLEEELDQMKKKLENLHEDILSIKESINKQNKDIKYSDILIQKYEKQKNHIKNHKELYSLDKEIDYQKLEIQLAKKKIKELNIQINKKEEILKKKEDLLKNKEEHLFHKKKELNNILLENDKEEKILLEQSLSFSKKIDNGLLKTYLRIRNGVKNGIAVAPVERGAPLGSYLAITPQKYSELIQRNKLLIDEHSGRILIDAELAEEEKKKFFIFCSKKKL; this is encoded by the coding sequence ATGGTCCATAAAATACAAGAAACAATCTCTGTAGTAGAAAAATTACGAATTTTATACAATCTTCAATTAATAGATTCTCGTGTAGATGAAATACGAAAATTTCGTAAAAATATTCCTACGGAAATCAAAAATCTAGAAGAAGAACTAGATCAAATGAAAAAAAAATTAGAAAACCTTCATGAAGATATTCTTTCTATAAAAGAAAGTATAAATAAACAAAATAAAGATATTAAATATTCAGATATTTTGATTCAAAAATATGAAAAACAAAAAAATCATATTAAAAATCATAAAGAATTATATTCTTTAGATAAAGAAATTGATTATCAAAAATTAGAAATACAATTAGCTAAAAAAAAAATTAAGGAATTAAATATTCAAATTAATAAGAAAGAAGAAATTCTAAAAAAAAAAGAAGATTTATTAAAAAATAAAGAAGAACACCTGTTTCATAAAAAAAAAGAATTGAATAATATTCTTTTAGAAAACGATAAAGAAGAAAAAATTTTACTGGAACAATCTTTATCTTTTTCTAAAAAAATAGATAATGGTTTATTAAAAACTTATCTAAGAATTAGAAATGGAGTTAAAAATGGAATAGCTGTTGCTCCAGTAGAAAGAGGAGCTCCATTGGGTTCTTATTTAGCCATTACTCCTCAAAAATATTCTGAACTGATACAACGTAATAAACTTTTAATAGATGAACATAGTGGAAGAATATTAATAGACGCAGAGTTAGCTGAGGAGGAAAAGAAAAAATTTTTCATTTTTTGTTCTAAAAAAAAATTGTAG
- a CDS encoding thioredoxin family protein, producing MVPTYSSDEKKIKIKDFELLEVSSGKKKFLRHYFSNKATVIMFICNHCPYVKHINTALIRLVKDFLPKKISFLAINSNDSEKYPEDSPENMKKVYHQLGYPFPYFFDENQEVAKYYRAKCTPEFFIFSGKGNLYYHGQLDDSRPNNDIPVTGYDVRNVLQDILKGKKIYPTVKLSYGCNIKWKT from the coding sequence ATGGTACCAACTTATTCTTCTGATGAAAAGAAAATTAAAATTAAAGATTTTGAATTATTAGAAGTTTCTTCAGGAAAAAAGAAATTTTTAAGACATTATTTTTCAAATAAAGCAACTGTAATAATGTTTATTTGTAATCATTGTCCATATGTTAAACATATCAATACAGCATTGATTCGTTTAGTTAAAGATTTTTTACCCAAAAAGATTTCATTTTTAGCAATCAATTCTAATGATTCCGAAAAATATCCAGAGGATTCTCCAGAAAATATGAAAAAAGTATATCATCAATTAGGATATCCTTTCCCTTATTTTTTTGATGAAAATCAAGAAGTTGCTAAATATTATCGCGCAAAATGTACTCCTGAATTTTTTATTTTTTCAGGGAAGGGAAATTTATATTATCATGGTCAATTAGATGATTCTAGACCTAACAATGACATTCCTGTTACAGGTTATGATGTGAGAAATGTTTTACAAGATATTTTAAAAGGAAAAAAAATATACCCCACAGTAAAATTAAGTTACGGATGTAATATCAAATGGAAAACATAA
- a CDS encoding DHH family phosphoesterase has protein sequence MLFSNINGIHKKKIVLFTHNNPDGDALGSSLALLFYFRKLKHDVDLISPTEYSEFFRWLPGTDNIIVFSKYTQSIIKKKIINSDYIFFIDFNNLSRINNIRDLFLYSKAKKILIDHHPFPSCFDFMFSDPTASATSILVFRFISDMNNLSKIDKKIATCLYVGLMTDTGFFRFPSMTSETHFIAGKLIEKGIDLNYIYDHLQNKYNENRLKLLSKALKKLKVIKKYRTAYTSIRASDISFYSYKQGDTEGIITYGLGIKNIVFSVFFFEEKEKNPIKISFRSKGNFDVNIFARKHFRGGGHKNASGGTSEKSLSESIEYFLRIIPNYYKNLCFPFDITSVT, from the coding sequence ATGTTGTTTTCTAACATAAATGGAATACATAAGAAAAAAATTGTATTATTCACTCATAATAATCCAGATGGAGATGCATTAGGATCTTCTTTAGCTCTTTTATTTTATTTCAGAAAATTAAAACATGATGTAGATTTAATATCTCCGACAGAATATTCAGAATTTTTTAGATGGTTACCTGGAACCGATAATATTATTGTATTTTCTAAATACACACAATCTATAATAAAAAAAAAAATTATAAATTCTGACTATATTTTTTTTATAGATTTTAATAATTTGTCAAGAATCAATAATATAAGAGATTTATTTTTGTATTCAAAAGCAAAAAAAATATTAATTGATCATCATCCTTTTCCATCTTGTTTTGATTTTATGTTTTCAGATCCTACAGCATCAGCTACTAGTATTTTAGTTTTTCGATTTATATCTGATATGAATAACTTAAGTAAAATAGACAAAAAAATAGCTACATGTTTATATGTAGGATTAATGACAGATACAGGTTTTTTTCGTTTTCCTTCTATGACTTCAGAAACTCATTTTATTGCCGGAAAATTAATAGAAAAAGGAATTGATTTAAATTATATTTATGATCATTTACAAAATAAATACAATGAAAATCGATTAAAATTATTATCTAAAGCCTTAAAAAAATTAAAAGTAATTAAAAAATATCGTACAGCTTATACGAGCATTCGAGCTTCGGATATTAGTTTTTATTCATATAAACAAGGAGATACAGAAGGTATTATTACTTATGGATTAGGTATTAAAAATATTGTTTTTTCCGTTTTCTTTTTTGAAGAAAAAGAAAAAAATCCTATTAAAATATCCTTTCGTTCAAAAGGTAACTTTGATGTAAACATTTTTGCTAGAAAACATTTTAGGGGTGGAGGACATAAAAATGCATCGGGAGGAACGTCCGAAAAAAGTTTGTCTGAATCTATAGAATATTTTTTGAGAATTATTCCTAATTATTATAAAAACTTATGTTTTCCATTTGATATTACATCCGTAACTTAA
- a CDS encoding CCA tRNA nucleotidyltransferase: protein MNLSSAVHKKIFHIISISAQKIKQNSYVIGGYVRDFLLGKTRSKDLDILTIGEGIILAKEVSKNLIPYPKIIIFKRFGTAMLEYDNQKIEFVGSRKESYHFFSRKPIIELGSLQDDQNRRDFTINTLAISLNHQDYGELIDPFGGLSDLKKKILKTPLDANKTYSDDPLRMMRAIRFATQLQFDIEKYSFQSIQKNKNRINIVSTERIVEEFNQILLSNKPSRGLFLLYKSGLLSIILPELVSLKGIEEKNGYKHKDNFYHTLQVVDNISQEKNSSIWLRWVALLHDIGKTCTKKFLPRIGWSFHAHELVGSKMVTSIFQRLKLTKGTSMKYVQKMIQHSSRPIALIGNNASDSAIRRLLFDVGNDLEDLIKLCIADITTNNIEKKNQYKKNIYLLMERIRKLEEKDRIQNWKSPISGDDIMKAFHINPCKEIGIIKNFVKDYILEGKISNDFHSAYLLMLKKGEELGFKKKVKSKI, encoded by the coding sequence ATGAATTTATCATCTGCTGTTCACAAAAAAATATTTCACATTATAAGTATTTCTGCTCAAAAAATAAAACAAAATAGTTATGTTATAGGAGGTTATGTTCGTGATTTTTTACTAGGAAAAACTAGATCAAAAGATTTAGATATCCTAACTATAGGAGAAGGAATCATATTGGCTAAAGAGGTTTCTAAAAATCTTATTCCCTATCCTAAAATAATAATATTTAAACGTTTTGGAACAGCTATGTTAGAATATGATAATCAAAAAATCGAATTTGTGGGATCTAGAAAAGAATCTTATCATTTTTTTAGTAGAAAACCAATTATTGAATTAGGATCATTACAAGATGATCAAAACAGAAGAGATTTTACAATTAACACTTTAGCTATTAGTTTAAACCATCAAGATTATGGAGAATTAATCGATCCATTTGGAGGTTTATCGGATTTGAAAAAAAAAATATTAAAAACTCCATTAGATGCAAATAAGACTTATTCTGATGATCCATTACGAATGATGCGAGCCATACGATTTGCGACTCAATTACAGTTTGATATTGAAAAATATTCATTTCAATCAATTCAAAAAAATAAAAATAGAATAAATATTGTTTCTACAGAAAGAATTGTAGAGGAATTCAACCAAATTTTGCTATCAAACAAGCCTTCTAGAGGATTGTTTTTATTATACAAATCTGGATTGTTATCAATTATATTACCGGAATTAGTTTCTTTAAAAGGAATAGAAGAAAAAAACGGATATAAACACAAAGATAATTTTTATCATACTTTGCAAGTCGTCGATAATATTAGTCAGGAAAAAAATAGCTCTATTTGGTTAAGATGGGTTGCATTACTCCACGATATTGGAAAAACTTGTACAAAAAAATTTTTACCAAGAATAGGATGGTCTTTTCATGCTCATGAACTTGTAGGATCTAAAATGGTTACAAGTATATTTCAACGGTTAAAGCTTACAAAAGGTACTTCTATGAAGTATGTTCAAAAAATGATTCAACATAGTTCCAGGCCTATTGCATTAATAGGAAATAATGCCAGTGATTCTGCCATACGTAGATTATTATTTGATGTAGGAAATGATTTGGAAGATTTAATCAAATTATGTATAGCTGATATTACTACTAACAATATAGAAAAAAAAAATCAGTATAAAAAAAATATTTATCTTCTTATGGAAAGAATTAGAAAATTGGAAGAAAAAGATAGGATTCAAAATTGGAAATCGCCTATATCAGGAGATGATATAATGAAAGCCTTTCATATTAATCCATGTAAGGAAATAGGAATCATAAAAAATTTTGTTAAAGATTATATTTTGGAAGGAAAAATATCTAATGATTTTCATTCTGCTTATTTACTTATGTTAAAAAAAGGAGAAGAATTAGGATTTAAAAAAAAAGTAAAAAGTAAAATATAA
- a CDS encoding L-threonylcarbamoyladenylate synthase, whose amino-acid sequence MSFYIELEKSVNILKRGKSLLYPTDTVWGLGCDAYNMQAIKKICEIKNRNIHQSMIVLVENMDRLHQLVGKISTFTKKKIVDNFLKEEKPITIVYENAKKIASNFFRKDNTLAVRLTYDPFCVYLIRNLNRPIVSTSANLSGCITPKSFSEISPCILRKTDYIVNFRREEKAKYSNSSIIKIEYNQVKILRM is encoded by the coding sequence ATGTCTTTTTACATAGAATTAGAAAAAAGCGTAAACATATTAAAAAGAGGAAAGAGTTTATTGTATCCTACAGATACAGTATGGGGATTAGGATGTGATGCATATAATATGCAAGCTATAAAAAAGATATGTGAAATTAAAAACAGAAATATTCATCAATCTATGATTGTTTTGGTAGAAAACATGGATCGTTTACATCAATTAGTAGGAAAAATTTCTACTTTTACCAAAAAAAAAATTGTTGATAATTTTCTCAAAGAAGAGAAACCGATTACTATCGTATATGAAAATGCAAAAAAAATAGCATCTAATTTTTTCAGAAAAGATAATACTTTAGCTGTTCGTTTAACATATGATCCATTTTGTGTTTATTTAATACGAAATTTAAATAGACCTATTGTTTCTACTTCTGCTAATTTATCAGGATGTATCACTCCTAAATCTTTTTCAGAAATTAGTCCTTGTATTTTAAGAAAAACAGATTATATTGTAAACTTTCGTAGAGAAGAAAAAGCAAAATATAGTAATTCTTCTATTATCAAAATAGAATATAATCAGGTAAAAATATTACGTATGTAG
- a CDS encoding 2,3,4,5-tetrahydropyridine-2,6-dicarboxylate N-succinyltransferase, with product MNQLKLEIEKAWNNKNVWVTDKNIKKVVLKVIDYLEIGTIRVSDYLNKRWVVNEWIKKAIIMYFSIQKMNTIELGPLEFYDKIPIKNKFKEKGIRVVPHAIARYGSYISPGVVLMPSYVNIGAYIGKETMIDTWATVGSCAQIGSRVHISGGVGIGGVLEPLQGFPVIVENDVFIGSRCILVEGILIKEGAVLGSNVVITASTKIFDVTHEKPIETKKVIPKYSVVIPGSYPKKFTSGIYHVPCAMIIGKRKESTNKKVSLNDALRTHNLSV from the coding sequence GTGAATCAACTAAAATTAGAAATAGAAAAAGCTTGGAATAATAAAAACGTATGGGTCACTGATAAAAATATAAAAAAAGTCGTTCTTAAAGTTATTGATTATCTAGAAATAGGGACAATCAGAGTATCGGATTATTTAAATAAAAGATGGGTAGTTAACGAATGGATTAAAAAAGCCATTATAATGTATTTTTCTATTCAAAAAATGAATACGATAGAATTAGGTCCATTAGAGTTTTATGATAAAATTCCTATCAAGAATAAATTTAAAGAGAAAGGAATACGCGTTGTTCCTCATGCTATAGCACGTTATGGATCCTATATATCACCAGGAGTTGTTCTTATGCCTTCTTATGTAAATATAGGGGCATATATAGGAAAAGAAACCATGATCGATACATGGGCTACAGTGGGGAGTTGTGCTCAAATTGGTAGTCGTGTCCATATAAGTGGAGGTGTTGGCATAGGAGGAGTTTTAGAACCTTTACAAGGTTTTCCCGTTATTGTTGAAAATGATGTTTTTATTGGATCTAGATGCATTTTAGTGGAAGGGATTTTGATCAAAGAAGGAGCTGTTTTAGGATCCAATGTTGTTATCACTGCCTCAACTAAGATTTTTGATGTGACTCATGAAAAACCTATTGAAACAAAAAAAGTAATTCCAAAATATTCTGTAGTCATACCTGGATCTTATCCCAAAAAATTTACTTCAGGAATATATCATGTTCCATGCGCTATGATTATAGGAAAAAGAAAAGAAAGTACAAATAAAAAAGTTTCTTTAAATGATGCATTGAGAACTCATAATTTGTCAGTTTAA
- the ruvX gene encoding Holliday junction resolvase RuvX, with protein MSKILGIDYGKTITGLSISDEKKIFAFGLGAVPTKNLMKFFKNFFLHEEIEKIVVGLPIKLNNQKEILIEIEIQKFIRKFHIKYPKIIVERLDERFTSKIAFDTMIKLGLKQKKRRKKVILNQISATIILQSYITKKEKKN; from the coding sequence ATGTCAAAAATATTAGGAATAGATTATGGCAAAACAATTACCGGATTATCTATATCAGATGAAAAAAAAATATTTGCTTTTGGACTAGGAGCTGTTCCAACTAAGAACTTAATGAAGTTTTTCAAAAATTTTTTTCTTCATGAAGAAATAGAAAAAATTGTTGTAGGATTACCAATTAAATTGAATAATCAAAAAGAGATTTTAATTGAAATAGAGATTCAAAAATTTATCAGAAAATTTCATATAAAATATCCTAAAATCATTGTAGAAAGATTAGATGAACGTTTTACATCTAAAATAGCCTTTGATACTATGATAAAATTAGGTTTAAAACAAAAAAAAAGAAGAAAAAAAGTAATTTTAAATCAAATTAGTGCTACTATAATCTTACAATCTTATATAACGAAAAAAGAAAAAAAAAATTAA
- the def gene encoding peptide deformylase gives MVLPIVFYGNPILRKKCLNIDFSSFENRKKINHLIQNMFETIHKVKGIGLAAPQIGQNIRLFIVETPSFSLNGENITNYKEVFINAKILKIHGKECEFNEGCLSFPGIMGYIKRKSNVKIEYYDQNWKKQKKTLTGICARVILHEYDHIEGKLFIDYFSSKKKEIIEKKLMNLYHKKIHIYSQ, from the coding sequence ATGGTATTACCTATAGTTTTTTATGGAAATCCTATTTTGAGAAAAAAATGTTTGAACATAGATTTTTCTTCTTTTGAAAATAGAAAAAAAATTAATCATTTGATTCAAAATATGTTTGAAACCATACACAAAGTAAAAGGAATCGGATTGGCTGCTCCCCAAATTGGACAAAATATTCGACTCTTTATAGTTGAGACTCCTTCTTTTTCTTTAAATGGAGAAAATATTACAAACTATAAAGAGGTTTTTATTAATGCTAAAATATTAAAAATTCATGGAAAAGAATGTGAATTTAATGAAGGATGTCTTAGTTTTCCTGGAATTATGGGGTATATTAAAAGAAAATCTAATGTTAAAATTGAATATTATGATCAAAATTGGAAAAAACAAAAAAAAACATTAACAGGGATATGTGCAAGAGTTATTTTACATGAATATGATCATATTGAAGGAAAACTTTTTATAGATTATTTTTCTTCCAAAAAAAAGGAAATAATAGAAAAAAAATTGATGAATTTATACCATAAAAAAATTCATATTTATTCGCAATAA
- the rplT gene encoding 50S ribosomal protein L20 produces MPRSTNAVLSRRKRKKILKLAKGFYGARSKVYTVAKNAVEKSFVYAFSGRKRKKRNFRSLWIQRINAGVRQYGKSYSEFMNKLYEKKIKINRKILSYISMNDPHLFKKIVDDIYCE; encoded by the coding sequence ATGCCTAGATCCACAAATGCAGTTTTATCTAGACGAAAACGTAAAAAAATATTGAAATTAGCGAAAGGATTTTATGGTGCCAGGAGCAAAGTTTATACAGTCGCTAAAAATGCTGTGGAAAAATCTTTTGTTTATGCTTTTTCAGGAAGAAAAAGAAAAAAAAGAAACTTTAGATCTCTTTGGATTCAACGTATAAATGCAGGAGTACGTCAGTATGGAAAATCCTATTCTGAATTTATGAACAAATTATACGAAAAAAAAATTAAAATCAATAGAAAAATTCTTTCATATATATCCATGAATGATCCTCATCTTTTTAAAAAAATCGTAGATGATATTTATTGCGAATAA
- the rpmI gene encoding 50S ribosomal protein L35, with amino-acid sequence MPKLKTKSGSKKRFKKTANGYIKRKHAFKNHLLTNKSKKRKRNLSVFVLLKKSDQKNINIQI; translated from the coding sequence ATGCCTAAATTAAAAACAAAATCAGGATCGAAAAAAAGATTTAAAAAAACGGCTAATGGATATATCAAAAGAAAACATGCATTTAAAAATCATTTATTAACTAATAAATCTAAAAAAAGGAAGCGAAACCTTTCTGTGTTCGTTTTATTGAAAAAATCAGATCAAAAAAATATTAATATACAAATTTAA
- the infC gene encoding translation initiation factor IF-3 — protein MYRPLPQKKEEHRINGSIDVPKVRLVGDNSIENGIYSTQEALKFSREKELDLVEINPKLNPPVCKILDYKKFLYEQKKRKKQFKAKQIKVNTKEIRFGPQIGEHDGKVKIKSAEKFLMRGDKVKVFVFFKGRSIVYKDQGKIKLLKFAEEIEEYGKVEQMPVMEGKRMYMILAPKKF, from the coding sequence ATATACCGACCATTACCACAAAAAAAAGAAGAACATCGTATCAATGGAAGTATTGATGTTCCAAAAGTTCGTCTAGTCGGGGATAATTCCATAGAAAATGGGATTTACTCTACACAAGAAGCCCTTAAATTTTCTAGAGAAAAAGAATTAGATTTAGTTGAAATCAATCCAAAATTAAATCCTCCAGTATGTAAAATATTAGATTATAAAAAATTTCTTTATGAACAAAAAAAAAGAAAAAAACAATTTAAAGCAAAACAAATTAAAGTCAATACGAAAGAGATTAGATTTGGTCCTCAAATTGGTGAACATGATGGAAAAGTTAAGATTAAAAGTGCAGAGAAATTTTTAATGCGTGGAGATAAAGTCAAAGTATTTGTTTTTTTTAAAGGACGATCTATCGTATACAAAGATCAAGGTAAAATAAAATTATTAAAATTTGCAGAAGAAATTGAGGAATATGGGAAAGTAGAGCAAATGCCGGTGATGGAAGGAAAAAGAATGTATATGATATTAGCTCCAAAAAAATTTTAA
- the thrS gene encoding threonine--tRNA ligase gives MNKDKFVPLLKEDSNKDHRKIGRKLKFFVFSDRVGSGLPLWLPRGTVFRKNLEEFLTDVQKKSGYEMVVTPHIGHKKLYVKSGHWSKYGKDHFNPIQTPNKEKKEVFLLKPMNCPHHCEIFRSQEWSYRDLPKRFSEFGTVYRYEQSGELHGLTRARCFTQDDAHIFCTHDQLLEEFKKVIHLVFYVFRSLGFLTYTVRVSLRNPKKMDNYIGSDKNWEKAEKVILKVVKEENIEASINYGDAAFYGPKLDFIIKDSLGRNWQLGTIQIDYNLPERFDLYYKGKNNEKCRPVMIHRAPFGSLERIIAIMIEHTGGNLPLWLVPNQAVILPISEKYIVYAKKILNLMLKYNIRVFIDNRNEKINKKIRDSEENKIPYMIILGKKEEENEMISLRRHGIGHIGVFSISSGIESILNETNLKIKKLKQ, from the coding sequence ATGAATAAAGATAAGTTTGTTCCTCTTTTAAAAGAAGATTCTAATAAAGACCATAGAAAAATAGGAAGAAAACTAAAGTTTTTTGTTTTTTCTGATCGAGTGGGATCTGGATTGCCTTTATGGCTTCCTAGAGGAACAGTTTTTAGAAAAAATTTAGAAGAATTTTTAACTGACGTTCAAAAAAAATCAGGATATGAAATGGTTGTAACACCGCATATTGGTCATAAAAAATTATATGTTAAAAGTGGACATTGGAGTAAATATGGAAAAGATCATTTTAACCCCATTCAAACTCCTAATAAAGAAAAAAAAGAGGTTTTTCTTTTAAAACCTATGAATTGTCCTCATCATTGTGAAATTTTTCGTTCTCAAGAATGGTCATATCGTGATCTTCCTAAACGTTTTTCTGAGTTTGGAACGGTATATCGTTATGAACAAAGCGGAGAACTTCACGGTTTAACTAGAGCTAGATGTTTTACTCAAGATGATGCTCATATTTTTTGTACCCATGATCAATTGTTGGAAGAATTTAAAAAAGTAATTCATTTAGTTTTTTATGTTTTTCGTTCTTTAGGTTTTTTAACATATACAGTTCGTGTTTCTCTTAGAAATCCTAAAAAAATGGATAATTACATAGGATCGGATAAAAATTGGGAAAAAGCTGAAAAAGTTATTTTAAAAGTAGTAAAAGAAGAGAATATAGAGGCATCTATTAATTATGGAGATGCGGCTTTTTATGGACCCAAATTAGATTTTATCATTAAAGATTCTTTAGGAAGAAATTGGCAACTTGGAACAATTCAAATAGATTATAATTTGCCTGAAAGATTTGACTTATATTATAAAGGAAAAAATAATGAAAAATGTCGTCCCGTCATGATACATAGAGCTCCTTTTGGTTCATTAGAACGTATTATCGCTATTATGATAGAACATACAGGAGGAAATCTTCCATTGTGGTTGGTTCCAAATCAAGCCGTAATCCTTCCTATAAGTGAAAAGTATATAGTTTATGCGAAAAAAATTTTAAATTTAATGTTGAAATATAATATTCGTGTATTTATTGATAACAGGAACGAAAAAATCAATAAAAAAATTAGAGATTCTGAAGAAAATAAGATTCCTTATATGATTATTTTGGGAAAAAAAGAGGAAGAAAATGAAATGATATCATTACGACGTCATGGTATAGGACATATAGGAGTATTTTCTATTTCTAGTGGCATCGAATCTATTTTAAATGAAACCAATTTAAAAATTAAAAAATTAAAACAATAA
- a CDS encoding MIP/aquaporin family protein, which yields MTKIYAEIIGTMILVFLGNGVVANVVLDKTKGHSKNVEWLTITIGWALAVFMGIAVSAPYSGAHLNPCVTISFAIIGKLSWDQVPFYIFSQFIGAMLGSLFVWFLYKDYFFENQDKKEKLSVFVTIPSIKNLFSNFLSEVLATFIFIFISLYLSTEGTLFFKEGKYPVGLGSLGALPSALVVLGIVLSLGGSTGAALNPARDLGPRIIYSIIPIPGKGKSDWDYALIPVLGPIVGCIMASTLYLFLSS from the coding sequence ATGACAAAAATATATGCAGAAATCATAGGAACAATGATTCTAGTATTTTTAGGAAATGGAGTGGTAGCAAATGTTGTCTTGGACAAAACTAAAGGACATAGTAAAAATGTAGAATGGTTAACCATTACCATAGGATGGGCATTAGCTGTTTTTATGGGAATAGCCGTTTCTGCTCCTTATAGTGGAGCTCATTTAAATCCATGTGTAACAATCAGTTTTGCTATCATTGGAAAATTAAGTTGGGACCAAGTCCCCTTTTATATTTTTTCTCAATTCATTGGAGCGATGTTAGGATCTTTGTTCGTCTGGTTTTTATACAAAGATTATTTTTTTGAAAATCAAGATAAAAAAGAAAAATTATCTGTTTTTGTAACTATTCCTTCTATAAAAAATTTATTTTCTAATTTTTTAAGTGAAGTGTTAGCTACTTTTATTTTTATATTTATTTCTTTATATCTATCTACAGAAGGAACACTTTTTTTCAAAGAAGGAAAATATCCTGTAGGGTTAGGATCCCTGGGAGCACTTCCTTCCGCTTTGGTCGTATTAGGAATTGTTTTATCCTTAGGAGGGTCTACAGGAGCAGCTCTAAATCCTGCTCGTGACTTAGGTCCCAGAATCATATATTCTATTATTCCTATTCCGGGAAAAGGTAAAAGTGACTGGGATTACGCTTTGATTCCTGTCTTGGGTCCTATAGTAGGTTGTATTATGGCCTCTACATTGTATTTATTTTTATCATCATAA